One window of Vespa velutina chromosome 2, iVesVel2.1, whole genome shotgun sequence genomic DNA carries:
- the LOC124957658 gene encoding lysophosphatidylcholine acyltransferase 2 isoform X3 — MHSRDTRHAHRDLLDDASIIRLWRISSAEGERSKSGNKGCSGASPCTTLELLRCTSGRLPWWTEHSRQRRDGPHSILRNKIVPWLCFLGRLTYQAGGMRIIVRGKQASRAEAPILVVAPHSTFIDGGIVYVTGFPSIIVRRESGLNPFTGKLINYTQPVYVWREDPNSRQKTIKEIIERATSKEDWPQVMIFPEGTCTNRSCLITFKSGAFYPGVPVQPVCIRYPNKLDTVTWTWEGPGALKLLWLTLTQLNSSCEIEFLPVYKPSEAEKTDPKLYANNVRRVMAEALKIPVSDYTYDDCRIISKAHQLHIPHASTIIEAHKLRNKLGLAASKTEEELLGKKAEKFGEEVNLQEFARILRLDEKEPTTQQLFRIHDRNGKGTIDLEEYIFTILATTNANCELDMVEIALDVCGSKTLECVNLAELRKALRLSLHLQSEDVDKIFQQACNKPGDNVVTYEAALGVLATRAEFSHLFTGNSETRKKKTI, encoded by the exons ATGCATAGCCGGGATACG AGACATGCGCATCGTGATCTGCTGGATGATGCGAGCATTATTCGTCTGTGGCGGATTTCATCAGCTGAAGGTGAAAGGTCAAAAAGCGGAAACAAAGGATGCTCCGGTGCTAGCCCTTGCACCACACTCGAGCTTCTTCGATGCACTTCCGGTCGTTTACCTTGGTGGACCGAGCATAGTCGCCAAAGGAGAGACGGGCCGCATTCCATTCTTCGGAA CAAAATAGTTCCCTGGTTGTGCTTTCTGGGACGACTGACATACCAGGCAGGAGGAATGAGAATCATCGTACGCGGCAAACAAGCTTCAAGAGCAGAGGCACCGATTCTGGTGGTCGCACCGCATTCAACGTTCATCGACGGTGGTATCGTCTACGTAACTGGATTTCCCTCAATCATCGTAAGACGAGAGTCAGGATTGAATCCGTTTACCGGAA AGCTCATCAATTACACGCAACCGGTCTATGTATGGAGAGAAGATCCTAATTCACGACAGAAGacgataaaggaaataatcgaACGTGCTACTTCGAAAGAAGATTGGCCACAg GTAATGATTTTCCCAGAGGGTACCTGCACAAATCGTTCGTGTCTGATAACTTTTAAGTCAGGTGCTTTCTACCCAGGCGTACCTGTACAACCAGTGTGTATAAGATATCCTAATAAACTAGATACAGTTACATGGACATGGGAAGGTCCCGGAGC tttaaaattattatggcTCACGTTAACCCAGCTGAATAGTAGTTGCGAAATTGAATTCCTTCCTGTCTACAAGCCAAGCGAAGCAGAGAAAACAGATCCCAAACTTTATGCAAATAACGTTCGCCGTGTTATGGCAGA AGCATTAAAAATCCCTGTATCAGATTATACTTATGATGATTGTCGAATTATCAGCAAGGCTCATCAGTTACATATACCTCATGCATCCACCATAATAGAAGCTCACAAACTTCGAAATAAACTTGG TTTGGCAGCATCGAAAACCGAAGAAGAGCTTCTAGggaaaaaagcagaaaaattCGGCGAGGAAGTAAATTTGCAAGAATTCGCACGGATTCTTAGACTCGATGAAAAAGAACCGACTACTCAGCAACTCTTTCGAATTCACGATCGA aatGGCAAGGGCACGATAGATcttgaagaatatatattcacGATACTGGCAACGACAAATGCTAATTGTGAATTGGATATGGTTGAAATCGCGTTAGAC gtTTGCGGTTCTAAAACATTGGAGTGTGTTAATCTAGCGGAACTTAGAAAAGCTTTGAGGTTGTCATTGCACTTACAATCGGAGGATGTTGATAAAATTTTCCAACAAGCTTGCAATAAACCTGGTGACAACGTAGTAACTTACG aGGCCGCGCTTGGTGTATTAGCTACACGAGCAGAATTTTCGCATCTATTCACTGGGAATTCtgagacaagaaaaaagaagaccaTTTGA
- the LOC124957658 gene encoding lysophosphatidylcholine acyltransferase isoform X2, with product MEEINGRVGKKHEEVDAATLSADLLNPFVHRLELDTTYDKLKTAFLTVALLPLRLAAITVLVIMAWLLACLGLYGLSEEDLRQAPLKGWRRKIVPWLCFLGRLTYQAGGMRIIVRGKQASRAEAPILVVAPHSTFIDGGIVYVTGFPSIIVRRESGLNPFTGKLINYTQPVYVWREDPNSRQKTIKEIIERATSKEDWPQVMIFPEGTCTNRSCLITFKSGAFYPGVPVQPVCIRYPNKLDTVTWTWEGPGALKLLWLTLTQLNSSCEIEFLPVYKPSEAEKTDPKLYANNVRRVMAEALKIPVSDYTYDDCRIISKAHQLHIPHASTIIEAHKLRNKLGLAASKTEEELLGKKAEKFGEEVNLQEFARILRLDEKEPTTQQLFRIHDRNGKGTIDLEEYIFTILATTNANCELDMVEIALDVCGSKTLECVNLAELRKALRLSLHLQSEDVDKIFQQACNKPGDNVVTYEAALGVLATRAEFSHLFTGNSETRKKKTI from the exons atggaggaAATTAACGGGAGGGTAGGAAAGAAGCACGAAGAGGTGGATGCTGCAACCCTCAGCGCCGATCTCCTCAATCCTTTCGTTCATCGACTCGAACTCGACACGACCTACGATAAACTCAAG ACGGCATTCCTGACGGTAGCTCTGTTACCATTAAGGCTAGCTGCGATTACTGTTTTAGTAATAATGGCCTGGCTTTTAGCTTGTTTGGGTCTCTATGGACTTTCTGAGGAAGATTTACGTCAAGCGCCTCTTAAAGGATGGAGACG CAAAATAGTTCCCTGGTTGTGCTTTCTGGGACGACTGACATACCAGGCAGGAGGAATGAGAATCATCGTACGCGGCAAACAAGCTTCAAGAGCAGAGGCACCGATTCTGGTGGTCGCACCGCATTCAACGTTCATCGACGGTGGTATCGTCTACGTAACTGGATTTCCCTCAATCATCGTAAGACGAGAGTCAGGATTGAATCCGTTTACCGGAA AGCTCATCAATTACACGCAACCGGTCTATGTATGGAGAGAAGATCCTAATTCACGACAGAAGacgataaaggaaataatcgaACGTGCTACTTCGAAAGAAGATTGGCCACAg GTAATGATTTTCCCAGAGGGTACCTGCACAAATCGTTCGTGTCTGATAACTTTTAAGTCAGGTGCTTTCTACCCAGGCGTACCTGTACAACCAGTGTGTATAAGATATCCTAATAAACTAGATACAGTTACATGGACATGGGAAGGTCCCGGAGC tttaaaattattatggcTCACGTTAACCCAGCTGAATAGTAGTTGCGAAATTGAATTCCTTCCTGTCTACAAGCCAAGCGAAGCAGAGAAAACAGATCCCAAACTTTATGCAAATAACGTTCGCCGTGTTATGGCAGA AGCATTAAAAATCCCTGTATCAGATTATACTTATGATGATTGTCGAATTATCAGCAAGGCTCATCAGTTACATATACCTCATGCATCCACCATAATAGAAGCTCACAAACTTCGAAATAAACTTGG TTTGGCAGCATCGAAAACCGAAGAAGAGCTTCTAGggaaaaaagcagaaaaattCGGCGAGGAAGTAAATTTGCAAGAATTCGCACGGATTCTTAGACTCGATGAAAAAGAACCGACTACTCAGCAACTCTTTCGAATTCACGATCGA aatGGCAAGGGCACGATAGATcttgaagaatatatattcacGATACTGGCAACGACAAATGCTAATTGTGAATTGGATATGGTTGAAATCGCGTTAGAC gtTTGCGGTTCTAAAACATTGGAGTGTGTTAATCTAGCGGAACTTAGAAAAGCTTTGAGGTTGTCATTGCACTTACAATCGGAGGATGTTGATAAAATTTTCCAACAAGCTTGCAATAAACCTGGTGACAACGTAGTAACTTACG aGGCCGCGCTTGGTGTATTAGCTACACGAGCAGAATTTTCGCATCTATTCACTGGGAATTCtgagacaagaaaaaagaagaccaTTTGA
- the LOC124957658 gene encoding lysophosphatidylcholine acyltransferase isoform X1 — translation MEEINGRVGKKHEEVDAATLSADLLNPFVHRLELDTTYDKLKTAFLTVALLPLRLAAITVLVIMAWLLACLGLYGLSEEDLRQAPLKGWRRDMRIVICWMMRALFVCGGFHQLKVKGQKAETKDAPVLALAPHSSFFDALPVVYLGGPSIVAKGETGRIPFFGKLINYTQPVYVWREDPNSRQKTIKEIIERATSKEDWPQVMIFPEGTCTNRSCLITFKSGAFYPGVPVQPVCIRYPNKLDTVTWTWEGPGALKLLWLTLTQLNSSCEIEFLPVYKPSEAEKTDPKLYANNVRRVMAEALKIPVSDYTYDDCRIISKAHQLHIPHASTIIEAHKLRNKLGLAASKTEEELLGKKAEKFGEEVNLQEFARILRLDEKEPTTQQLFRIHDRNGKGTIDLEEYIFTILATTNANCELDMVEIALDVCGSKTLECVNLAELRKALRLSLHLQSEDVDKIFQQACNKPGDNVVTYEAALGVLATRAEFSHLFTGNSETRKKKTI, via the exons atggaggaAATTAACGGGAGGGTAGGAAAGAAGCACGAAGAGGTGGATGCTGCAACCCTCAGCGCCGATCTCCTCAATCCTTTCGTTCATCGACTCGAACTCGACACGACCTACGATAAACTCAAG ACGGCATTCCTGACGGTAGCTCTGTTACCATTAAGGCTAGCTGCGATTACTGTTTTAGTAATAATGGCCTGGCTTTTAGCTTGTTTGGGTCTCTATGGACTTTCTGAGGAAGATTTACGTCAAGCGCCTCTTAAAGGATGGAGACG AGACATGCGCATCGTGATCTGCTGGATGATGCGAGCATTATTCGTCTGTGGCGGATTTCATCAGCTGAAGGTGAAAGGTCAAAAAGCGGAAACAAAGGATGCTCCGGTGCTAGCCCTTGCACCACACTCGAGCTTCTTCGATGCACTTCCGGTCGTTTACCTTGGTGGACCGAGCATAGTCGCCAAAGGAGAGACGGGCCGCATTCCATTCTTCGGAA AGCTCATCAATTACACGCAACCGGTCTATGTATGGAGAGAAGATCCTAATTCACGACAGAAGacgataaaggaaataatcgaACGTGCTACTTCGAAAGAAGATTGGCCACAg GTAATGATTTTCCCAGAGGGTACCTGCACAAATCGTTCGTGTCTGATAACTTTTAAGTCAGGTGCTTTCTACCCAGGCGTACCTGTACAACCAGTGTGTATAAGATATCCTAATAAACTAGATACAGTTACATGGACATGGGAAGGTCCCGGAGC tttaaaattattatggcTCACGTTAACCCAGCTGAATAGTAGTTGCGAAATTGAATTCCTTCCTGTCTACAAGCCAAGCGAAGCAGAGAAAACAGATCCCAAACTTTATGCAAATAACGTTCGCCGTGTTATGGCAGA AGCATTAAAAATCCCTGTATCAGATTATACTTATGATGATTGTCGAATTATCAGCAAGGCTCATCAGTTACATATACCTCATGCATCCACCATAATAGAAGCTCACAAACTTCGAAATAAACTTGG TTTGGCAGCATCGAAAACCGAAGAAGAGCTTCTAGggaaaaaagcagaaaaattCGGCGAGGAAGTAAATTTGCAAGAATTCGCACGGATTCTTAGACTCGATGAAAAAGAACCGACTACTCAGCAACTCTTTCGAATTCACGATCGA aatGGCAAGGGCACGATAGATcttgaagaatatatattcacGATACTGGCAACGACAAATGCTAATTGTGAATTGGATATGGTTGAAATCGCGTTAGAC gtTTGCGGTTCTAAAACATTGGAGTGTGTTAATCTAGCGGAACTTAGAAAAGCTTTGAGGTTGTCATTGCACTTACAATCGGAGGATGTTGATAAAATTTTCCAACAAGCTTGCAATAAACCTGGTGACAACGTAGTAACTTACG aGGCCGCGCTTGGTGTATTAGCTACACGAGCAGAATTTTCGCATCTATTCACTGGGAATTCtgagacaagaaaaaagaagaccaTTTGA
- the LOC124957658 gene encoding lysophosphatidylcholine acyltransferase 2 isoform X4, protein METRHAHRDLLDDASIIRLWRISSAEGERSKSGNKGCSGASPCTTLELLRCTSGRLPWWTEHSRQRRDGPHSILRNKIVPWLCFLGRLTYQAGGMRIIVRGKQASRAEAPILVVAPHSTFIDGGIVYVTGFPSIIVRRESGLNPFTGKLINYTQPVYVWREDPNSRQKTIKEIIERATSKEDWPQVMIFPEGTCTNRSCLITFKSGAFYPGVPVQPVCIRYPNKLDTVTWTWEGPGALKLLWLTLTQLNSSCEIEFLPVYKPSEAEKTDPKLYANNVRRVMAEALKIPVSDYTYDDCRIISKAHQLHIPHASTIIEAHKLRNKLGLAASKTEEELLGKKAEKFGEEVNLQEFARILRLDEKEPTTQQLFRIHDRNGKGTIDLEEYIFTILATTNANCELDMVEIALDVCGSKTLECVNLAELRKALRLSLHLQSEDVDKIFQQACNKPGDNVVTYEAALGVLATRAEFSHLFTGNSETRKKKTI, encoded by the exons ATGGAGACG AGACATGCGCATCGTGATCTGCTGGATGATGCGAGCATTATTCGTCTGTGGCGGATTTCATCAGCTGAAGGTGAAAGGTCAAAAAGCGGAAACAAAGGATGCTCCGGTGCTAGCCCTTGCACCACACTCGAGCTTCTTCGATGCACTTCCGGTCGTTTACCTTGGTGGACCGAGCATAGTCGCCAAAGGAGAGACGGGCCGCATTCCATTCTTCGGAA CAAAATAGTTCCCTGGTTGTGCTTTCTGGGACGACTGACATACCAGGCAGGAGGAATGAGAATCATCGTACGCGGCAAACAAGCTTCAAGAGCAGAGGCACCGATTCTGGTGGTCGCACCGCATTCAACGTTCATCGACGGTGGTATCGTCTACGTAACTGGATTTCCCTCAATCATCGTAAGACGAGAGTCAGGATTGAATCCGTTTACCGGAA AGCTCATCAATTACACGCAACCGGTCTATGTATGGAGAGAAGATCCTAATTCACGACAGAAGacgataaaggaaataatcgaACGTGCTACTTCGAAAGAAGATTGGCCACAg GTAATGATTTTCCCAGAGGGTACCTGCACAAATCGTTCGTGTCTGATAACTTTTAAGTCAGGTGCTTTCTACCCAGGCGTACCTGTACAACCAGTGTGTATAAGATATCCTAATAAACTAGATACAGTTACATGGACATGGGAAGGTCCCGGAGC tttaaaattattatggcTCACGTTAACCCAGCTGAATAGTAGTTGCGAAATTGAATTCCTTCCTGTCTACAAGCCAAGCGAAGCAGAGAAAACAGATCCCAAACTTTATGCAAATAACGTTCGCCGTGTTATGGCAGA AGCATTAAAAATCCCTGTATCAGATTATACTTATGATGATTGTCGAATTATCAGCAAGGCTCATCAGTTACATATACCTCATGCATCCACCATAATAGAAGCTCACAAACTTCGAAATAAACTTGG TTTGGCAGCATCGAAAACCGAAGAAGAGCTTCTAGggaaaaaagcagaaaaattCGGCGAGGAAGTAAATTTGCAAGAATTCGCACGGATTCTTAGACTCGATGAAAAAGAACCGACTACTCAGCAACTCTTTCGAATTCACGATCGA aatGGCAAGGGCACGATAGATcttgaagaatatatattcacGATACTGGCAACGACAAATGCTAATTGTGAATTGGATATGGTTGAAATCGCGTTAGAC gtTTGCGGTTCTAAAACATTGGAGTGTGTTAATCTAGCGGAACTTAGAAAAGCTTTGAGGTTGTCATTGCACTTACAATCGGAGGATGTTGATAAAATTTTCCAACAAGCTTGCAATAAACCTGGTGACAACGTAGTAACTTACG aGGCCGCGCTTGGTGTATTAGCTACACGAGCAGAATTTTCGCATCTATTCACTGGGAATTCtgagacaagaaaaaagaagaccaTTTGA
- the LOC124957659 gene encoding uncharacterized protein LOC124957659 isoform X3: protein MRHFSSNNKDVAFFYSEDVDNEEICMIDYAREKLIFKIFIGIENEISLLQDILQRLNDAIQDLKNRLTNLEKSRSNVSLHDEDMKDIVNGTPYRPKLNLLLEWAIEGFQYYHELYLSINKSMKAMDYKNEESIDNFADSFVEDRYKRIKLNSKTFNIILSNNLTFIL from the exons ATGCgccatttttcttctaataataAGG ATGTCGCTTTTTTTTACAGTGAAGATGTCGATAACGAAGAAATCTGTATGATCGATTACGCACGAGaaaaacttatttttaaaattttcatcggaatagaaaatgaaatttcccTTTTACAAGATATATTACAGCGTTTAAATGACGCTATTCAG gatttaaaaaatcgactaacaaatttagaaaaatctcGGAGTAATGTTTCGTTACATGACGaagatatgaaagatattGTAAATGGAACACCTTATAGgccaaaattaaatttacttttagaATGGGCTATCGAAGGCTTTCAATATTATCACGAGTT ATatctttctattaataaaagcATGAAAGCGAtggattataaaaatgaagaatcaaTTGATAATTTTGCAGATTCTTTTGTAGAAGATCGTTACAAAAGAATCAAATTAAATAGTAAgactttcaatataattttatctaataatctaacatttatattataa
- the LOC124957659 gene encoding uncharacterized protein LOC124957659 isoform X1, with protein MTKELHKSLINYFTHLKKLDEKWLELFTSAERPLQALKNQCEQLHFVSSEDVDNEEICMIDYAREKLIFKIFIGIENEISLLQDILQRLNDAIQDLKNRLTNLEKSRSNVSLHDEDMKDIVNGTPYRPKLNLLLEWAIEGFQYYHELYLSINKSMKAMDYKNEESIDNFADSFVEDRYKRIKLNSKTFNIILSNNLTFIL; from the exons ATGACGAAAGAATTGCATAAAagtcttataaattattttacgcatttaaagaaattagacGAAAAATGGTTGGAATTATTCACATCTGCGGAAAGACCGTTGCAAgctttaaaaaatcaatgcgAACAATTACATTTTGTCTCGAG TGAAGATGTCGATAACGAAGAAATCTGTATGATCGATTACGCACGAGaaaaacttatttttaaaattttcatcggaatagaaaatgaaatttcccTTTTACAAGATATATTACAGCGTTTAAATGACGCTATTCAG gatttaaaaaatcgactaacaaatttagaaaaatctcGGAGTAATGTTTCGTTACATGACGaagatatgaaagatattGTAAATGGAACACCTTATAGgccaaaattaaatttacttttagaATGGGCTATCGAAGGCTTTCAATATTATCACGAGTT ATatctttctattaataaaagcATGAAAGCGAtggattataaaaatgaagaatcaaTTGATAATTTTGCAGATTCTTTTGTAGAAGATCGTTACAAAAGAATCAAATTAAATAGTAAgactttcaatataattttatctaataatctaacatttatattataa
- the LOC124957659 gene encoding uncharacterized protein LOC124957659 isoform X2, producing MTKELHKSLINYFTHLKKLDEKWLELFTSAERPLQALKNQCEQLHFVSSEDVDNEEICMIDYAREKLIFKIFIGIENEISLLQDILQRLNDAIQDLKNRLTNLEKSRSNVSLHDEDMKDIVNGTPYRPKLNLLLEWAIEGFQYYHELYLSINKSMKAMDYKNEESIDNFADSFVEDRYKRIKLNRILAFTQFLIMEKIQ from the exons ATGACGAAAGAATTGCATAAAagtcttataaattattttacgcatttaaagaaattagacGAAAAATGGTTGGAATTATTCACATCTGCGGAAAGACCGTTGCAAgctttaaaaaatcaatgcgAACAATTACATTTTGTCTCGAG TGAAGATGTCGATAACGAAGAAATCTGTATGATCGATTACGCACGAGaaaaacttatttttaaaattttcatcggaatagaaaatgaaatttcccTTTTACAAGATATATTACAGCGTTTAAATGACGCTATTCAG gatttaaaaaatcgactaacaaatttagaaaaatctcGGAGTAATGTTTCGTTACATGACGaagatatgaaagatattGTAAATGGAACACCTTATAGgccaaaattaaatttacttttagaATGGGCTATCGAAGGCTTTCAATATTATCACGAGTT ATatctttctattaataaaagcATGAAAGCGAtggattataaaaatgaagaatcaaTTGATAATTTTGCAGATTCTTTTGTAGAAGATCGTTACAAAAGAATCAAATTAAATA GGATACTAGCTTTTactcaatttttaataatggaaaagattcaataa
- the LOC124957893 gene encoding sodium-dependent neutral amino acid transporter B(0)AT3, with protein MANTAHLVRRQSSRDLKPQKSVDKLEMKEMRGRLVVDNRKNITSVNYGATNAAFDDSSPNKKSKPMNEGESSKLGSNEGKGIFRPEAGEDERENWDSKLTFLLATVGYAVGLGNVWRFPYLAQKNGGGAFLIPYFVMLAIEGIPIFYLELAIGQRLRKGAIGVWNQVSPYMGGIGVSSAVVSFNVALYYNTIIAWCLFYFVQSFQSQLPWAECPNRYFQNGSYAPELECLQSSPTQYFWYRTTLMISKDINTPEVFNWKIALALVIAWILVYMCMIKGIASSGKVVYVTATFPYIVLIIFFFRGVTLPGMSDGLRHLFTPKWWTLTDPVVWLEAGTQIFFSLGLAFGGLIAFSSYNPVNNNCYRDAIMVSFTNCFTSMFAGIVVFSIIGFKATMVYEECLTERNTLLINIFGTEDKIPDVIPDANTLLNVTTGNGSLDNLIMPKLPVCDLEKELDNSASGTGLAFIIFTEAINQFPGAQFWSILFFLMLFTLGIDSQFGTLEGVVTSIVDLKLFPNLRKEILTGAICLVCCIISMAFAHGAGSYVFVLFDNFSGNFPLLIIAFFECIGVSYVYGLKRFADDIELMTGNRPGLYWLICWKYLSPLAMLSILIASFVEIIMEGSGYPAWVSSLGTTEKHEWPIWALILIGILILASVLWIPAVAICRCFGILIIDDNEKAWFPAADLKEFHGIVPHEVTAAETLLFCIRTDGTEGLCCPTGGPSDDDEDLS; from the exons atggcAAACACGGCGCATTTAGTCCGTCGTCAAAGTTCCCGAGATTTAAAGCCACAAAAGAGCGTCGATAAATTGGAAATGAAAGAGATGAGGGGTAGATTAGTCGTGGacaatcgtaaaaatattaccAGTGTCAATTACGGAGCTACGAACGCAGCCTTTGATGATTCCAGTCCAAATAAAAAG AGTAAACCGATGAACGAAGGTGAAAGTAGTAAATTAGGGAGTAACGAAGGTAAAGGAATTTTTCGACCAGAAGCTGGCGAGGATGAACGTGAAAATTGGGATAGCAAGCTCACGTTTCTTTTGGCTACTGTCGGTTATGCCGTTGGCCTTGGAAATGTATGGAGATTTCCTTATTTGGCACAAAAAAATGGTGGAG gagCATTTCTGATACCCTATTTTGTTATGCTGGCGATCGAGGGTATTCCTATATTTTACCTTGAATTGGCTATCGGCCAAAGATTAAGAAAAGGAGCCATCGGTGTTTGGAATCAg GTTTCGCCATACATGGGTGGTATAGGTGTTAGCAGTGCTGTCGTATCTTTTAACGTGGCCCTTTATTACAATACTATTATCGCTTGGTGCCTCTTCTATTTTGTCCAG agtTTTCAATCACAATTACCATGGGCCGAATGTCCGaatagatattttcaaaatggaTCTTATGCACCGGAACTAGAATGTTTG CAAAGTAGCCCAACTCAATATTTTTGGTATCGGACGACTCTGATGATCtctaaagatattaatactCCGGAAGTATTTAATTGGAAGATTGCACTGGCTCTAGTTATTGCTTGGATTTTggtttatatgtgtatgatCAAGGGAATCGCATCGTCAGGCAAg GTCGTTTACGTGACCGCTACTTTTCCATATATcgtgttaattattttcttcttccgagGCGTCACTTTACCGGGAATGTCAGATGGATTACGGCATCTTTTTACACCAAAG TGGTGGACACTTACAGATCCAGTAGTATGGTTGGAAGCTGGTActcaaatattcttttctcttggcTTGGCATTTGGAGGTTTGATAGCCTTTTCTTCCTATAATccagtaaataataattgttatcgtGACGCGATCATGGTTAGCTTTACGAATTGCTTCACATCTATGTTCGCCGGAATTGTTGTTTTCTCGATTAtag GATTTAAAGCGACTATGGTTTACGAGGAATGTTTGACAGAACGAAAtacattgttaattaatattttcggtaccGAAGACAAAATACCCGATGTCATACCCGATGCAAATACGTTACTTAATGTTACTACCGGAAATGGTTCTTTGGACAATTTAATTATGCCAAAATTGCCGGTATGCGATCTGGAAAAGGAATTAGATAAT TCAGCATCAGGTACTGGTTTAGCATTTATCATCTTCACAGAAGCCATTAATCAATTCCCTGGTGCCCAATTTTggtcgattttatttttcttaatgttATTTACCTTGGGTATCGATTCTCAATTTGGTACATTAGAAGGCGTCGTTACGAGTATTGTTGATTTGAAGCTTTTTCCCAATTTACGAAAAGAAATCTTAACAG GTGCAATTTGTTTGGTGTGTTGTATAATTTCAATGGCTTTCGCTCATGGTGCTGGCAGCTATGTCTTCGTACTTTTTGACAATTTCAGTGGAAACTTTCCTTTATTGATCATCGCATTCTTCGAATGCATTGGAGTATCTTATGTGTATGGATTAAAAAG ATTTGCCGATGACATAGAGTTAATGACGGGTAATCGTCCTGGACTTTATTGGTTGATTTGTTGGAAATATCTCAGTCCTTTGGCGATGTTAAGTATCTTGATTGCTTCATTCGTCGAAATTATTATGGAAGGGAGTGGTTATCCAGCATGGGTATCAAGTTTAGGTACAACGGAAAAACACGAATGGCCAATATGGGCACTCATCCTTATTGGTATTCTTATTCTTGCATCCGTTCTTTGGATACCTGCAGTTGCTATTTGCag ATGTTTTGGTATTCTCATAATTGATGACAATGAAAAAGCCTGGTTCCCAGCAGCAGATTTGAAAGAATTTCATGGAATCGTACCCCATGAAGTTACTGCTGCTGAAACTTTATTATTCTGCATAAGAACCGATGGTACAGAAGGACTATGTTGTCCAACAGGTGGTCCTAGCGATGATGACGAGGATCTCTCCTAG